The Christensenella timonensis DNA segment ACTGAGCGTTTTGAAGGACGCGAACAAAAGCGGCATGATCACCGTGGCGGTGACAAACAATACACAGTCCCCCATGGCTGCGGAAGCGCGTTTTAACCTGGATTGCGCGGCAGGACTGGAGAAGAGCGTCGCCGCAACCAAAACATTTACGGCGCAAATGTTTTGCCTGGCGACGCTGATCGTTATGTGGTCGGGTAACAAAGAACTGGCGGCGGCGCTGGAGGTGCTGCCGCAGGGGATCGAAAAAGAAGTAGCCAAAGCGCCGGAGGTGATGGCACTTGCAAAGGAGTACACCTTTATGCAGAGCTGTATCGTTCTGGGACGCGGGCTGCAATACCCGATCGCCCTCGAAGCTTCCCTTAAGATGATGGAAACGACATATACCAATGCACGCGGGTTCGCGGTTTCGGATTTCCAGCATGGGCCGCTGGCACTCATCTCCGACAACCTGCCGGTATTCATTTATTGCGCGAGCGACGAGGCGAAGGCGGACGTACTGGCCGCTGCCAAACGCTATGCGGAGCTGGGGGCATATATCCTGATGGTGACGGACGATCCGGAGAACGCGCAGGATGCGGACAAGTGCCTTCTTGTCGAAAAAAGCTCGAAATATACGGCGCCGTTCCATATGGTGGTGACGGCCCAGATGTTTGCCTGCGGGCTTGCGGAGGCAAAACGATGCAGTCCGGATGCGCCGCGGCATATCCAGAAGGTAACGATCACAAAGTAAAGGCAGGCCGAAAAATCCTCCGCGTAAGATTCGCGGGGGATTTTTTTTCCTGATTTGTGGTATAATGAAATCAAAAAACACAGGAGGAACAATGTCATGTTAAAAGGAATACCGGAAATCATTTCCCCGGAACTGATGAAAACGATCATGGAAATGGGGCATGGCGATGAGATTTGCTTTGGCGACGTAAACTTTCCTGCGCAGTCCATGGGAAAGGACAACCGGGTGATCCGTGCAGACGGCCATACGGTGACAGACCTTCTTGATGCGGTACTCCAGTTTTTCCCGCTGGATGTCTTTGTGGAGCAGCCTGTCGC contains these protein-coding regions:
- a CDS encoding SIS domain-containing protein, translating into MTKMYEEILEQPRVLAGIREKNKGTLEKLLEEIKKADIRQVVIAARGTSDHCAIYAKYLIEMLLKLPVSLSAPSVNTLYGSQIVYRDALVIGISQSGMAEDVLSVLKDANKSGMITVAVTNNTQSPMAAEARFNLDCAAGLEKSVAATKTFTAQMFCLATLIVMWSGNKELAAALEVLPQGIEKEVAKAPEVMALAKEYTFMQSCIVLGRGLQYPIALEASLKMMETTYTNARGFAVSDFQHGPLALISDNLPVFIYCASDEAKADVLAAAKRYAELGAYILMVTDDPENAQDADKCLLVEKSSKYTAPFHMVVTAQMFACGLAEAKRCSPDAPRHIQKVTITK
- a CDS encoding RbsD/FucU family protein; amino-acid sequence: MLKGIPEIISPELMKTIMEMGHGDEICFGDVNFPAQSMGKDNRVIRADGHTVTDLLDAVLQFFPLDVFVEQPVAVMDPGGSPRPEVWDEFESIIKNRDFSNAYKDFEQVERFAFYERAKKCFAVVATSESAGYSCVILKKGVIFK